In Candidatus Defluviilinea proxima, a single genomic region encodes these proteins:
- a CDS encoding site-specific DNA-methyltransferase: MPKKKTLYYQTENLTILNDDILKTTTIEHGSVDLVVTSPPYNVDIQYNSHKDDVSYAEYLEFSEKWMTQCYNFLKDDGRFCLNVPLDKNKGGQQSVGADFTTLAKKIGFKYHSTVIWNEGNISRRTAWGSWMSASAPFVIAPVELIIIFCKNTWKKTSGSKQSDVTRDEFMAWTNGLWTFNGESKKRIGHPAPFPLELPRRCIKLFSYVGDTVLDPFMGSGTTLVAAGALGRKGIGVDVDKGYCKLAQARIEKEAGLVQSE; the protein is encoded by the coding sequence ATGCCGAAGAAGAAAACTCTGTATTACCAAACAGAAAACCTGACCATCCTCAACGATGACATTCTGAAGACAACCACCATTGAGCATGGGTCTGTAGATTTAGTCGTTACGTCCCCGCCGTATAACGTGGACATCCAATACAACTCGCACAAGGACGATGTGTCGTATGCGGAGTATTTGGAGTTCTCCGAAAAGTGGATGACGCAATGTTATAACTTCTTGAAAGATGATGGGCGTTTTTGTTTGAATGTCCCACTTGATAAGAATAAGGGCGGGCAACAAAGCGTGGGCGCGGACTTTACTACGCTGGCCAAGAAAATCGGCTTCAAGTATCACTCCACAGTGATTTGGAACGAAGGCAATATCTCTCGTCGTACGGCCTGGGGTTCATGGATGAGCGCCTCGGCTCCGTTCGTGATTGCGCCAGTTGAGTTGATTATCATCTTCTGCAAAAACACATGGAAGAAAACCAGCGGAAGTAAACAATCCGACGTCACTCGCGATGAATTCATGGCGTGGACGAACGGCCTGTGGACGTTCAACGGCGAAAGTAAAAAGAGGATCGGTCACCCGGCGCCATTTCCGCTTGAGTTGCCAAGGCGTTGCATCAAATTGTTTAGTTATGTCGGAGATACAGTGCTCGATCCGTTCATGGGGAGCGGTACAACGCTTGTTGCCGCAGGAGCGCTTGGGCGTAAGGGGATCGGCGTGGATGTAGATAAAGGCTATTGCAAGCTGGCGCAGGCTCGTATTGAGAAAGAAGCGGGGCTCGTCCAATCAGAATAA
- the lysA gene encoding diaminopimelate decarboxylase encodes MDRLALFPDSTKIQNDKLTIAGHDLASLVDQYLTPLYIYDLSTLASSVKSYTDALSAYYPAPSHITYAGKAFLCKAIAEWTQGHDLFVDCTGEGEIAIAVAGGVPREHILVHGVNKSVDDLKSAIKYAGTIVVDNLTELKRLYVTLSGSEGSLPKTSETLRSQQSLPQSDITIWLRLLPGVAVSTHHAHTQTGQHDSKFGMTREEILEAAKYCKEHDLPLTGIHFHQGSNFRDPEPLIPAIDMALDLAKEIGFKGEWHFCPGGGWGVAYHEDELPNPSIESYVRGIAEAVVEGCLARGLSLPHLHLEPGRSLIARAGVAIYRVGAIKRRGDKTWLLTDGGMADNPRFALYGARYSCLTVAGVGRERSERVSIAGPYCESGDIILENLPMPKVEEGELIAIPVAGAYHLSMSSNYNGARRPAVLMLDEGNAKLIVRRETTDDLFKRDA; translated from the coding sequence ATGGATCGCCTTGCGCTCTTCCCCGACTCGACCAAAATCCAAAACGACAAACTGACCATCGCCGGACACGATCTCGCCTCTCTCGTGGACCAGTACCTGACTCCGTTATACATTTACGATTTATCCACCCTGGCCTCTTCCGTCAAATCCTACACGGACGCCTTGTCCGCCTACTACCCCGCTCCCTCTCACATCACGTATGCGGGCAAAGCTTTTCTCTGCAAAGCCATCGCCGAATGGACTCAGGGACACGATCTCTTTGTAGATTGCACCGGTGAAGGAGAGATCGCTATAGCAGTGGCTGGAGGCGTTCCGCGCGAACACATCCTTGTGCATGGGGTCAATAAATCGGTTGACGATCTGAAATCCGCGATCAAGTACGCAGGAACAATTGTTGTAGATAATTTAACAGAGCTTAAAAGACTTTATGTCACCCTGAGCGGTAGCGAAGGGTCTCTACCAAAAACGAGCGAGACTCTTCGGTCGCAACAATCGCTCCCTCAGAGTGACATTACTATCTGGCTTCGCCTTCTGCCGGGCGTTGCTGTCTCCACGCACCACGCCCATACACAGACCGGTCAACACGACAGCAAGTTCGGCATGACGCGAGAAGAGATTCTTGAAGCGGCGAAGTATTGCAAAGAGCACGATCTCCCACTCACAGGCATTCACTTCCACCAAGGTTCCAACTTCCGCGACCCGGAACCATTGATCCCTGCAATTGACATGGCACTCGACCTTGCCAAAGAAATCGGCTTCAAAGGCGAATGGCATTTCTGTCCCGGCGGCGGATGGGGTGTGGCGTATCATGAAGACGAATTGCCCAATCCGTCCATTGAAAGTTATGTGCGCGGAATCGCGGAAGCAGTTGTTGAAGGCTGTCTGGCACGCGGACTTTCCCTCCCTCATTTGCATCTAGAGCCGGGGCGAAGTCTTATTGCGCGGGCGGGCGTAGCGATCTATCGCGTTGGTGCGATCAAAAGGCGTGGTGACAAAACCTGGCTACTCACCGATGGTGGCATGGCGGACAATCCACGGTTTGCGTTATACGGGGCGAGATATTCTTGTTTAACGGTAGCAGGCGTCGGGAGAGAAAGAAGCGAGCGTGTGTCGATCGCGGGGCCATATTGCGAGTCGGGAGATATCATCCTTGAGAACCTGCCCATGCCAAAAGTTGAAGAGGGAGAATTAATCGCGATCCCTGTGGCGGGTGCGTATCACTTGAGCATGTCGTCGAATTACAATGGCGCACGCAGGCCAGCCGTGTTGATGTTGGACGAGGGGAATGCGAAGTTGATCGTGCGAAGGGAAACAACAGACGATCTTTTTAAGCGCGACGCGTAA
- the mce gene encoding methylmalonyl-CoA epimerase yields MPQVKQINHVAVVVDNMEKALSFWRDALGMELHELRDVPAEKSQVAFLPLPGSEVELVMPTTDDSGIAKYLAKRGAGMHHICLEVDDIEGMMAQLRSKGVRLINEEPRTAADGKKYAFIHPESTSGVLVELYQI; encoded by the coding sequence ATGCCTCAAGTTAAACAGATCAATCATGTGGCCGTTGTTGTAGACAATATGGAAAAGGCGCTTTCCTTCTGGCGTGATGCCTTGGGAATGGAATTACACGAACTCCGCGATGTGCCTGCCGAAAAATCGCAGGTGGCTTTCCTTCCGCTTCCCGGCTCAGAAGTAGAACTGGTCATGCCCACTACAGACGACTCGGGTATCGCCAAATATCTTGCCAAGCGCGGGGCGGGTATGCATCACATCTGCCTCGAAGTGGACGATATCGAAGGCATGATGGCGCAATTGCGCTCGAAGGGTGTGCGCCTCATCAATGAGGAGCCGCGCACTGCCGCCGACGGAAAGAAGTACGCTTTTATCCATCCCGAAAGCACATCTGGTGTCTTGGTGGAGTTGTACCAGATATAA